TTTACAAGACACATCCTTggcttttttcatttaattatcaaatactTAATTCTTTAACAGTGTTtaatgagtatactcgtcatcgcttgttttcaattatacatgcaaataaagaattttaaaatgaaatccaCCGTTAAAGAGTTAATCGCTTCAAGAGAAATACGCATTCGTTTCTCCAAGCATAAGACGCAGTTCGTGTATATAGTTTTCACAAGAGATAACTCAAGCAACTGcagtgttattttattttcgttgaaaataaaaatattttcttacgtaAAAATAAAGCTACTGCCCATTTGATTCATTTAttctaacaaaagaaatatatctTGCAAGTTTTACGAAAATTTTGATGTTCATAGCAAAAGGTAATTAATGTTTTCACATTCCAGGTATACTTGTCATTATGCAAAAATTGGTCATTTtctcgtgacgagtatactcgtcaagttTTGTTAAAGGGTTAAGTATCTATTTATATATCTGAAATGGAAGATCATTGCGCATAGAGATTACACCTGTAACGTAAGATAGTTTACAGATTATATATTGATaagatacaatatattttataatgatttgctgtttatattaatatgtCTAGGGAAAGTTAAACaatcttttttattgtaaaatattcgtGATTACGTAAACTTAGTAAAAAAGTAAcatgaaatttgtataattaacgTTTCTGTTATATCATTTGTATAGAATGATAGTTACATGTACAAAACTATAATGAATTCATTAAAGAAACATAGTAGTtcccattaatttatattattagtcCGCTGCACCATTACGAAAACATTCGTTATTTGTTGCATGTCGAActtgtttttaaatgtaatataacatgatgaattataaaatataaagttgaagtcttatttttattagaataaagcgtatttataaaataaaaataaatcttatacttaataacattttcctttcgatacagtcttttatttaaaaaaaaaagcatTTTCAATCTTCCAACTTCATGAAATAACTTTTTTACAAGGATAAAATAACTGTTGTTTTGTTATTCATATAGATACTTCTAAAACCTATGTaatgtatatttcattatttatggtTCATAGTGGctaatacataattttataagatACAAAAGTGGGATACAGGagggtaataaataaaatcagcttttcatgtaatataatgtaaattcTATGCCTTATATAATTCACTAATTAATTCGAAATCACATTAAAGGGGTTCCTTTTTAACAAGTTTAAACCAAAATCCACATTCACATCGCTTTGGTGGGCCTGCATGTAACCACATCCAGTTTACGTGACAAGCATCTTCTTCACAAACACATCCTACAACTCGACTTTCAGATACACTGGGTACCAGATTTGGGTTTTCCTTTGTACaatctggtgatattttaaTACCCTTCATGTAATATGGGtcctaaaatttaaaaaatgattaataatacattaaatactAATGTAAAAGTATCTagagaaattatagaaacactaaaaatttctattacgctaaattattaatttgaaaataatttggaGGCAATATGaagtttatgtaatttatataatatctaaaaaatgtgttatgaaatttatttagtttttcttgttttatttgagTAGTATTATATGAAACATAACAATACTCATTCATATAATGAAAATCGGTATTTTCAAAAGATAAAATGTATTGCAAATGTGAGGGGAGTATAATCTTTAAACTTACAAAATTGCCAGCTGCCGCAGCAAGTAATTCTCGCTTTTCCAGTCCAGTGGCAAGTTCAAGGGGATCAGGGAGTGtttctacaaaaattaatatatatagaacaaatttttatgtcAAAGacctaataaaattgtaatattacattACGTAATATGAAAACGTATAAACTTCACAACGAGTATCTCTGTAACCATTTATATAAAAGAAGTAACAATTTACCTTCTTTAGAATATAAACATGGAGTAGCACGGGAGAATGATCGTCTGCATGTCTGCAAAATAGCACGACTGCGTAACAACGCCATTTTTCAGAATACGCTGGAACTCCGCCGAACAAAATGATCTCAACTGACACAACAATTCTTACCAAAGTAACTAGAGTGTCAACTTCAAGAATGTTATTCAATCGATCGATAATTTGATGAATTCTCATGAAAGTAGTAACCAAAGGTTTTAGGAACGTTCATGTGCTTTTGTCAACATAAATGGACCAATGAAGAAACGATCATGTGAGACGGTGTAGTAGgtaatggaaatatatttaaGCCGattattgatgaaaatattcttaCTCTTAGAACGGAGGTGTTTAAAATTATTCCCCTCACGCTAGTAGCTCGAAAATAGCGTTTCCCCACTACCTCTACTCAAGGAGCTGCCCGAGACTGTGTATGTGATTAGTTCTATGTAGAGTTCAATACAACAGGTAAAAGTATCTATGGGGAGGGTAATTTTCtgtgaggggagtgtcactagagtgcccGCGGGCACTGATTTAGCACCCCGCagtaaacagaaaaatacacTATATGGACAGTtttgtataaatctgtgtatcaatattttttattttacttcctGTAACTTGTAGCGCTGTCGTGCAATTTTAGCCTAAGTCGATATAACACGAAAATAGTAAGTGGGCTCTAAAATTCTCGAGAGCAACAAAatcaatgtaacaaaattttctattggtGTTAAGTTTATCTACATACCTTGTTTGTGGTTTATGCATCGTCATTGCTGCCAACCTATCGTGATCTGTTGGCAAATGCTATGCGCAAGAATGTGACTTTTATGTTTCCCACACTGGATGCCGCAATGGTGAGTTTCTGAACTGATACGTGCTCATTGGTGTTCGATATCCGCTGGTGGGGACTATGACATCACGACGCATGTTTCATACTATCGAATATGCCGAGTGATAGGTGTATTTAGTAGTGTGTAACACGCTGTGCATTGAGGGTACCGGTGGTATCCTCGTATCGCGCGATTGGTGGTTGTTGGCACATTATTATTCGTCACAATAGTTGTCCACCCCACTCCAATCACTCGAAGCTCATAACATTTGTGTGGTCGGGGTGGGGTGGACAGGTACTCTGACCGCCCGGTGTAGGTGTCAAccctaaattttctaatttttaatacgATTTACGCCACTGTTCGGAAGATTCGACTCTACGAGGAGAGGTGAGTGTAACgatagataattattattatccatTTTTGATCTGTTTGATCTGCTCGAATTTCCATGTGTTTCCATAGAAAATCAATGAAAGTTTGCAAAGATGATTATTTATCAATCACATTAAATTTCTCAAGTCCTTCAACATCGTATCTTCGTTTTTACATCTGTGGTTAGGAAAACAACATACGTGACATGTTTTTATTTTCGACATATACCTACCCATTCAAATTTTGGAAATAGATACGTATTTCCCTTGGTTATGTACAATgttttgtatttgtttaattactgtaagtaataaatgaaaatattaaaagggaTGCCAGTAATTTGCGATAACTTTAAAAAGGATGCTGCAAAaccattttttgaaatttaagtaACGAATTAAAGTAACCATCGGGTGACATTtctaactttattaaaacttagGGCTGATCAGTTTTATTTTGCGTATAACATGTCATTTTTATGCATAGAGATGTTACATTCTAGAACATGATTAACTTCTTCGGTACAGGCGTCAATTGTAGTCAACGACCGGCAAGCACGGTCGGCGGTCTGTACGGTAGACGGATGAGTAAAATCGGCGGCGGTCGTACAGTCGTATTTGGATTTTCGATGTGCTTCTATCAATAACAAcataattttgtaactttccTACCAACTTTTTGCGTTATTTtactcaattttaattttaaatgccaGTCACAATGACCCTTGCGCGACATCCTGGTCTTCAGAATGGATTTTTTGTCAGAATTGTAGATATAACGATTTTACAATCAGAATATGCAACTATGCGAATACAATTAGCAACCGCGTTGATCTTGTTTCCGGCACTGTAGATAAGTGTTAaagtttttacttttttctttattctgaTTATTTTTTCCGTTGTTACTTTTTGTTGTTATTGTGCGTATTTCTGTTGCAAGAAAGCCTCAGTGCTCGctaatgaattaaattcaattattttatatacttattgcAGACAAATACGAAGTTAAATGTAATTACGTATCATAACATGTAAGTAAGTACTTGATTAGAAAACACGTGTTACATGCGCTGTCGTATTATCCACGCTATGATGCTTACGGCCATCCGCTGGTATTGCACAGTGGACCAAAGATGCTAGAGAGCATAAATTTTGATTCTTCGAAAATATGATTTGTATCATTTTACCTTGCACGTGCAAATACGCCTTCACGCGCAAGTTTAAAGATACATGTTTTTAAATTACTCAACTACAGTTGGTACATAAATTCATTGGCACCGAATGTAGAAAATCAAAAATTCTATCTCAAATAAAACTCGACGTctaattaagaataaaaaaatttggtCTTCCGTAacttgtaaatatttcaaatgttaagAAGTTTGTTGTTCGCGTGTACGAAaaagtaacaattaaaataaattttcggtATCTGCTAAACTGTTACTATCACGATTATAAAGACAAACACATTTAATTAGATATATCTGGTGTTCGTAAAAAGTATTCatcttatttataaaaataattcaccgGATATGCAACGAATAAtctattaaaagtaataataaataaagcggaGAAAGTAATTGAGGAAAGCTGATAAAAAAGTCATTTCTTAGcataaacatgaaaattttcCAAGTAATAAGTCAGAATGGTACAGCAACACATTCTTAAACGTTTTTGTTGTTGCAATTTAacgtaatttaaaataaacaattttttacaaattttttgaatttatagttttgttcaaCAGCGAAACAGCGCTTTTCCaaataatcttaataatttattaatcacATACGAAatgcaaaaaataattttaggatatCATTTGTTATGTATTTTAGTGTATCTGCACCCAAAAACAATAACGAATCTCAGATAAAAATTACaacaatacaaaaaattaagcgagctttataattgttttcattagTGTATATGTATATCCATGCAGAACTATGATAAAATGTTGatgcattaatttatattagtcagcattttaatttataattcgcttataaatcatttataacaATGTTTGATACGTTATTTATGATAATATCGGATGCATTGTAAAACGGTCAAAACAGGCTACAAGAAATACTATCATCGttgaattgaaaaagaaatcgttgaaaaatatttaatttgttcgagtaatataattaatgtaaatactttaatatttaggTTAGTGAGCATGACAAAAAATGTTGATTATTGACACATAGGTAAACAAAAGTACTGTTtggaaatttataaacaattttcataagatTGATAATTCGTAGAAGAAACGCATATTTTGAACAATCTTTTCCTGTGACAGAAATATAGCTGTCATTTAGTTTCCaaaataatcgcgaaaaacttttgttacgagtacatagaattttgtatacgtGAGTGCGGATATAACGTTAAGGTACTATGCTTAATTAACgttagtataaattttatttatataattgccAACACATTTAGTAAATAAcagattcaaatgaaataacgTCTGATCTCAAAGTTACTTTAATATTCAGACAgctgtaaaagaaaataattttttgtcaCTTTGAATAgctaaaaagtaatttaatattttgtacaat
This genomic window from Nomia melanderi isolate GNS246 chromosome 9, iyNomMela1, whole genome shotgun sequence contains:
- the LOC116431207 gene encoding cytochrome c oxidase subunit 5B, mitochondrial, which translates into the protein MALLRSRAILQTCRRSFSRATPCLYSKEETLPDPLELATGLEKRELLAAAAGNFDPYYMKGIKISPDCTKENPNLVPSVSESRVVGCVCEEDACHVNWMWLHAGPPKRCECGFWFKLVKKEPL